In one Catenovulum adriaticum genomic region, the following are encoded:
- a CDS encoding NADH oxidase has translation MNESNIQLISTISDDNKLTLALKNIEMPQPADDEVVVRIEAAPLNPSDLGVMFSGADMSTAVQSGTEQNPVITADVPAKAMPALKTRVGKATSVGNEGAGTVVAAGSSAAAQALIGKTVAVIGGGTYRKYHSVNVQSCLVLKEETTAKEGASSFVNPLTALAMVETMRAEGHKAIIHAAAASNLGQMLNRICMADGIDLINIVRKPEQEKLLTDMGAKYVVNSSSDTFLDDLTAAIIETGATIAFDPIGGGQLTSDILNCMEVAAARDTKEYSVYGSDTFKQVYIYGALNRGPITLNRNFGFAWGVNGFLLFNALGKLGTDTVMAMRKRVANEITTTFASHYTDEVSLTEALQLSSIKTYAKQATGEKYLITPQK, from the coding sequence ATGAATGAATCAAATATACAACTTATATCTACGATTTCCGACGACAATAAACTAACACTGGCGTTAAAAAATATTGAAATGCCACAACCCGCTGACGATGAGGTGGTGGTTCGCATTGAAGCCGCGCCATTAAACCCGTCAGATTTAGGGGTTATGTTCAGCGGTGCTGATATGTCGACAGCGGTGCAATCTGGTACTGAACAAAACCCAGTGATTACCGCAGATGTTCCAGCTAAAGCTATGCCTGCGTTAAAAACGCGAGTGGGTAAAGCAACATCTGTGGGTAATGAAGGCGCAGGAACCGTTGTTGCGGCGGGCTCATCGGCTGCGGCCCAAGCCTTAATCGGTAAAACAGTGGCGGTGATCGGCGGTGGAACTTATCGTAAATATCACAGTGTTAATGTACAAAGCTGCTTGGTTTTAAAAGAAGAGACGACGGCTAAAGAAGGCGCTTCTTCTTTTGTTAATCCGTTAACGGCATTAGCTATGGTTGAAACCATGCGAGCTGAAGGCCATAAAGCGATTATTCATGCGGCAGCTGCGTCTAACCTGGGGCAAATGTTAAACCGTATTTGTATGGCCGATGGTATCGATTTAATTAACATTGTTCGTAAACCTGAACAAGAAAAACTACTAACGGATATGGGCGCTAAATATGTGGTTAACTCAAGTAGTGATACTTTTCTGGATGATTTAACGGCGGCGATTATTGAAACGGGCGCAACTATTGCTTTTGATCCTATTGGTGGCGGCCAATTAACCAGTGATATTTTAAATTGTATGGAAGTTGCGGCAGCTCGAGATACAAAAGAGTATAGTGTTTATGGGTCTGACACTTTTAAACAAGTGTATATTTATGGCGCATTAAACCGAGGCCCTATTACGTTAAACCGTAACTTTGGTTTTGCGTGGGGTGTAAATGGCTTTTTATTGTTTAATGCGTTAGGTAAATTAGGAACCGACACTGTTATGGCAATGCGCAAACGCGTTGCTAATGAAATCACCACAACATTTGCAAGCCATTATACAGATGAAGTATCA